CAGATTATAGAGGAACCAGGGGAGCTCTTCATCAGTCAGGATGAAAAtcagcttgatctgaagcaggagactgataccttgatgaagattcctacttatgagaaagatgaaaacaatgaagcagatctaaagaatcagcagagctttaatgtaactgatagtcaggatgaaaaaggaaaccaacatgaaaAACCAATATCAACCACACatgaagagacagacccacagaacagagatcagaggaagaattttaattatttgtctcttctcaaaacacacattagACATaaaggagagaagccttttatgtgtaaagaatgtaaaagaagttttagttatttatctcgtctgaaaacacacatgagaacttgcacaggagagaagccctttttgtgtaaagaatgtaaaaaaagatttagttaTTTGTCTGGTCTGAAAAGACACATgaaaactcacacaggagagaagcctttttcttgtaaagaatgtgataaaagttttagttttttacctGATCTCAaagcacacatgagaactcacacaggagagaagcctttttcttgtaaagaatgtgataaaagttttagttatttatctgctctcaaaacacacacaagaattcacacaggagagaagccttttccttgtacaaaatgtaaaaaaacatttaatcaaaCATCTAGTCTCAAAagtcacatgagaactcacacaagcgagaagcctttttcttgtaaacacTGTGACAAATGTTTCCGCTCTGTATTTAGtgtcaaaacacacatgagaactcatacaggagataaacctttttcttgtatggaatgtggaaaaagtttttgttttaattcttttctaaaaacacacatgagaactcacacaggagagaagcctttttgttgtaaagaatgtgataaatgtTTTAGGCATGTATCTCATCTCAAAGctcacatgagaactcatacaggagagaagcctttttcttgtgaaGAATGTGATACCAGATTTAGGTTTTTGTCTGGTCTCAAATCACACACCAGAAATTATACAGGAGAAAAGATTTTGTCTTGTatagaatgtgataaaagttttagttatTCAACTTGTCTCAaatcacacatgagaactcacagaGGAGAcaggcctttttcttgtaaagaatgtgataaatgtTTTAGGCATGTATCTGATCTCAAAGCTCACATGATAACTCATACAGGAAAGAAGCTTTTTTCatgtacaaaatgtaaaaaaaaaaaaaatcaaacatctcatctcaaaatacacacaagaactCACACAAGAGAGAAACCCTTTTCTTGTCAAGaatctgaaaaaaacttttaggcATGTATctcatctcaaaacacacatgataaCTCACataaaagatactttttttgtttaaagaatgtGATACAGTAATCCCCCCGTATTCGCGGGGGGTGAGGAACGTAAATAACGAAAATCCGCGAATAATTgacgctgttttaaaactcccagagcCAGAGCCTCTGCAGGGTCAGAACCTTTTTCTgccgtttgggttcatttccagAAGCTGGAGATGATGCAGGGCTTTAATTGGCTTTTATTAACCTTGTCAGAATGGTTACAGCTCGAACAAAAAAAGCGCAGCCTGCTCATACACTCAGCCGGAGGAGAACGTTCAGCCAACGCGCACCCaggtaggccccgccccctctaatCCACCAGTTACCAGCACACCACTGATTGACATACgctgtggtccagcaactggcagaaagaggggggcgccggcTGCCCGCAGCTCTGTCCAACTCTGGGTCGTTATactttacagtacagtacagaataAATCGTTTTTATAAAATTCGCGGAATGAGCGCTGTTCTGCGTCTCACGCTTGTGACGTCACGTTATCTGCGGCCATCCGCGAATGGGCGGGGCGCGAATATTAAACCGCGAAAGGGTGGGGGATTACTGTACAAGTTTTAGTACTGTACATACATAATCTCAAAAGACACAAGAACTCACAGGAGAGAATActtttttgcataaagaaaatttTAGTGAAATATCTTGTTTTAAAAAGCCCTTTTGTGAAAAGTATGTGATAAcactttttgtgttgtttttgaccTCTAAACATGAGAACTCAGAAGAGAACTACAGAAGAGAAACTGACCTGAGGTCAGCTAACAAAGCCGCCTGATCTTTCATTAAATGTACACAGGCTGGTGGCCTCCATAACACATTGATGCAGTTATTCAGTAAAAAAGAAGCATAAGTGATTATTGGATTCATGAAAGTGAACAGTTTTCTGAAATCTAACGTGAGTCctgaaatgttttgtctttatctCAAAAAATGGATTGTGAAAAGATTCTAAATATAATGAGTTTCactttttaacatatttaactTCATGGAATTTatgcttttatattttcttcTAAATAGAGTGTTGTTTTCAATTATAATggtatgtttagatttttaaagaaattttgatgaTGTTCAATTTTTgttggttgatttttttctagtagtttttgtacttttatgattttgtttaaagTACTTGGGTTAAccattgctgttgtttttttatgtacaaGACACTGGTAGACGAAGTAAGCATTGCTCCACGCCGTTGAAGCCTGATCCACTGCTTCTGTGAAGTGTGTACCATGGTCAcctacaaaaagaaagaaatattcaatcagtttttagtacttcaTTCTTGTAATTTTTTGGATTTAGattgtgtttttcacaaaaagcagactatttgttacatgaTGCAGCACGTTTTTACAGTAACTTAATGCCCTGACGGAGCAAACACTGACTtagactgcagcggcaaaggacaGCAAAATGTGCTGTACTTCGGGATAAGTTAATTAAAgcatctggggggtattccaggtagcatgtttaaactaccctgagtTTAAGCcggaactctggctgaaatccgcctgaacttgcttactctgggtatgtcggttccaaaagaccggatatgagttggcgtaattacgctcgacttggtaaccctgggttaatgcacgtgcacagcaggtacatagaGACATTCTCAagagatcgccgatttctggagtcaccatggaaacgcgtggtgaaaaaaaaataaagtgttatacttcagtgagacggattctgaggttttaatgacggtgtatgaagattatacgtccatcaaaaaagtatcacggctgcatcatcaaaagagtttctgcttgtagttgaagaacagacaaagtaaacgcacgagtttctgattttgtttcaattttccttgtgacgcatatatatatataacttatccaattttgccaacttacaacttaaatgaattactttggTAACACTtcatattaagattccttaacaagctttgttaacacattaacaagcattataaatgaatttatagggtgttagtaagacatttattagtacaataagtctaataaggattattaaattacttaactaacacatttacaagcattattattaggattttttaaagatgctaatgatgcatttattgata
The sequence above is drawn from the Oryzias latipes chromosome 2, ASM223467v1 genome and encodes:
- the LOC105357781 gene encoding gastrula zinc finger protein XlCGF17.1-like, with the translated sequence MRVKRIFATNRGEKPFMCKECKRSFSYLSRLKTHMRTCTGEKPFLCKECKKRFSYLSGLKRHMKTHTGEKPFSCKECDKSFSFLPDLKAHMRTHTGEKPFSCKECDKSFSYLSALKTHTRIHTGEKPFPCTKCKKTFNQTSSLKSHMRTHTSEKPFSCKHCDKCFRSVFSVKTHMRTHTGDKPFSCMECGKSFCFNSFLKTHMRTHTGEKPFCCKECDKCFRHVSHLKAHMRTHTGEKPFSCEECDTRFRFLSGLKSHTRNYTGEKILSCIECDKSFSYSTCLKSHMRTHRGDRPFSCKECDKCFRHVSDLKAHMITHTGKKLFSCTKCKKKKNQTSHLKIHTRTHTREKPFSCQESEKNF